The Niabella beijingensis genomic interval TATGCCGAAAAGCAGAATTTCTAAATCCTGGGCTTATTGTTTTACGAAAGAAAGCGGTGAAAATACAGGCGTCGAAGAATCCTGCAGCATTTTCCGCCGGTTTGCTCAAAATGAACAATCCAAAACAACGAATGTTTTCGTATTTTTTGGGGCCTGCTAATCGGCAACGGGTATAAAGATCCGTTTATCTTTATCCGCCCAGCGGTCTATCACCACATTCACAGACATGTGGATAAAATGCAGGCTCCTGTTGCCTTCAGGGGAAAGCTCCCGTTGCCAGAGATAACCGGTGGTTATTCCAACATTCTGATTAAACTGATAGCCGGCGCCTGCATAAACCCGGTTTCGTTTAAAGGCATTGGCTTTGGGACCAAGAAAGATCTCGTTAAACGCATTGAGAAAGACGGTTTGTGCCGTCACCTTTTTTTTGTTTAATGGAAGTGTGGCACTCAACCGGTACCGGTACCGCTGATCGGTTGTGTTCTCATCCGTTTTCGGAAAATGAAAAAAGCGCTGTTCAGCCCGCACCCGGTGGTCCAGGTCAAGTTTTGATATATAATGACTGAACGTATATTGCAGCCATAACCGGAATTCTTCCTGGTTAAGTCCTTTTTCTTTATAGGTTGTATAACGGCCCAGACCAACAAAGGCCTGGTTTGTTTCATTGAAATTGTAGCCGGTTCCTCCCTTTATTTCATAATAGTCAATTGTACGGAATTTTTCTATGGACCGGGCCTGCAGTTCCAGGTAGGCCATCCATTTGGGGGAAAATTTATACGTTCCGGTAGCTGTAAAAAAACCGGAAAGGTGTTCACTGTTTTGATTCTGAGCAATGCTGTTCCCGGCACACCCAAGGAGTATTACAGTTAAAAACGCGACAGTTCTTACTAGCATAAATGATCTGTTGATCCGGAATGAATTTTTAATAACAAAAAAACGAGCAGAAAGATCAGCTGATCACCGGCCCATATACACCATCAGGATCTGTATATCACTCGGCTTGATGCCGGAGATCCTGCTGGCCTGGCCCAGGGTTTGTGGCCGGATACGGTTTAGTTTTTCCTTTGCTTCATTTCCCAGGGAATTAAGGCGGGAATAATCGAATCCCGGAGGGATGGAAAGATGCTCCATCTCACTCATCCGGTTCACCAGCTCCTTTTCTTTTTCAATATAGGTTTCATACTTGGTAAGGATGGATGCCTGCTCCAGCTCTTCCTTTGTATAATTTTTTACCTGTTCTTTGAGAAAAGGTATGGCATCGATCAGGTGTTCCAGCTCCACATCCGGGCGTAATAATATCTTTTCCGCCTTTTGCCTTTCTGTAACAGGAGAAGAATTCAATGAGGTAAGATAACCGTTGATTTCTTCGGGTCTTAAGGCTATATCTTTCAAAAATGATCTGATATTGGCAACATTATCCATTTTTTGCCGGACATTATCCATTCTTTCTGAAGACGCCAGTCCTAATTGATGGCTGATCGGCGTCAGTCGTATATCCGCATTGTCCTGGCGAAGCAGGGTACGATACTCTGCCCTGGAGGTAAACATCCGATACGGTTCCTCGGTACCTTTATTGATCAGGTCATCAATAAGCACCCCGATATAGGCATCACTCCGCTTTAATGTGAACGGATCGGCTTCCTTTGTTCCCAGGTGTGCGTTGATACCTGCCATGATTCCCTGACAGGCGGCCTCTTCATAACCCGTGGTTCCATTGATCTGACCCGCAAAATACAGATTACTTATTATTTTTGTTTCTAATGTGTTTTTAAGCTGCGTTGGGGGGAAATAGTCGTACTCAATCGCATACCCGGGCCGGAAAAACCGGACATTTTCAAATCCTGGCACCATCCGTAATGCAGCGTACTGCACATCTTCCGGTAAAGAAGTAGAGAACCCGTTAACATAGATCTCCACGGTATTCCATCCTTCCGGTTCTACAAAAAGCTGGTGCCGTTCCTTGTCCGCAAAACGATTAATCTTGTCTTCAATACTCGGACAATACCGGGGACCCACCCCGTCGATCCTTCCGGCATACATCGGACTTCGATCAAATCCTGTCTTCAGCATATCATGTACTTTCTGATCAGTATAGGTGATCCAGCAGCAGCGTTGTTTTTCCGGGTCGATCTTGGGAGTATCCGTAAAGGAAAAACCAACGATCGCATCATCCCCATCCTGTACTTCCATTTTGGAATAGTCCAGGCTTCTTCCGTCAACTCTCGGAGGTGTTCCTGTTTTTAACCGGTCGCTTTCAAACCCCAGGCTTACCAGCTGTTCAGTGATCCCGCTTGCAGCTTTTTCTGCCACGCGCCCACCACCAAACTGTTTTTCACCGATATGTATAATACCATTCAGAAAAGTTCCATTGGTTAGTACTACAGCTTTCGCCTTTATTTCATGTCCCAGGCCCGTGATCACTCCTGCCGCCCTCCCATCTTTTACCAACAATCCTTTTACCATATCCTGGTAAAAGTCAAGATTGGGTGTTTGCTCCAATAGTTCCCGCCATTTTGCAGCAAATAACATGCGGTCGCTCTGCGCACGGGGGCTCCACATTGCCGGGCCCTTAGAACGGTTAAGCATCCGGAACTGGATCATGGATAAATCCGTAACAATACCCGAATAACCGCCTAATGCATCAATTTCACGAACGATCTGTCCTTTTGCGATCCCACCCATTGCAGGATTACAGCTCATTTGTGCAATGGTCTGCATATTCATAGTTACCAACAGGGTTTTTGATCCCATATTGGCGGCGGCAGCGGCAGCCTCACAACCGGCATGCCCTGCCCCAACAACAATTACATCATACTCTGGAAACATGGGTGCAAAATTACACCATTCCTTTTTATAAGCCTTATTCCGGATACCTTTAACAACGATCAGTAGGAATGCGCTGGAATTTTATTGTTCCACGTGGAACAATAAAATACTAGGCGGGGACAACAGATCAAATAAATACACAAAGGTTGAGTAACACCAATAATTCAATATTTAAAAGAAGAAATTTAAAGTGCTACAAACAATCAGCTGTTCCACGTGGAACACTTCTTTTAATATCTATTACACAGAACCCACTGAAATCCGCGATATCAAACATCTTTCACCTAAAATAACTTATACCGCTCCAGGCAAACAATTCAACAACTACAATCAAATCCGAATTCAACTCTATGTTCCACGTGAAACTGATATGAATATCTTATCATCAAATGCAGGTCCCATCAAATGAGTAGCACTAATAAAAAAACACTCCCATCATCAACCCAATTTCTGTTAATTGTATTTCGGCCTACTATACTTTCACTCTCAGTTGGCCGATCGGCTATTCAGGGAACTCTGCAAGAATATTAATTACTAATTGATTCTATAATAAACGAAGCCTCAGCATTGCTGAATCCAATACTGCACCTGTAAATACCATCAAAAAGTTGTTTAAATGCATTTTCCTGTTTTCATAGCTATCAGCCCGGTTGAATACCCCCCAGCCCTTATCATTTGAATCACTGTTCCACGTGAAACACAGCTAAAATCCATACCTGATCAGGTATTCATCCTCTTTGCGTCGCATTACCTGTTGTTCTTCAGCTGTTTTATCATTAAATCCGCACAGATGAAGCGCCCCGTGGAATATTACCCGGTGCAATTCCCTGAAAAAGGGCTCATTCAGCAGTCTGGCGTTCGAGCGGACCGTATCCACACTGATAAATATATCCGCCATCATAGGTTCTGCCAATTTCTCTCGTAGATCAAAGGTTATAATATCTGTATAATAATCATGCTCCAGGTATTGCCGGTTCACGCGCAAAATCTCATCATCCCCACAAAAAATATACTGCAACATATCCAGCTCCTGCTTGTTTTCTTTAAATATGAGGCTAATGAACTGTTTCAGTCGTTTCCTCTCTTTAAGTGTTGCTGCTTTCTGGAAGGAGAATGTTACCTGGGATATCTGTTTCATTATCATTATTTTTCAAAATTCGTAAATAAAACACAACCTACAATAGTTAGATTTGCAAGATGGAACAAGAAAAAGAATTGCTGCTCTCCGATCTCAAACCGGGACAGCGTGCACGAATACAAAAGTTCACAACAGAAGAGATTTTTCTGAAACTGATGGAAATGGGTTGTCTTCCCGGGGAAGAGATCGAAATAATAAAAGTTGCTCCTTTAAATGATCCCATATCTATATCTGTAGCAGGTTATACCCTCAGCCTTCGCCTGGATGAGGCCCGTTTCATTGTTGTACATGATGTAAACTAAGCTCCTATGAACATAGGCCTGTTTTTTGGTTCATTCAATCCCATTCATCACGCACACCTGATCATTGCCAATCATCTTCTTAATGAAGAGTTGGTAGAAAAGATCTGGTTCATTGTTTCTCCGCATAACCCGCTAAAAGAAACCGCATCACTTCTTAACGAGAAGCAGCGTCTTCATCTTACCAGGCTGGCAGTTGACCAGGATACCCGGATGTATGTTTCCGATATTGAGTTTACTCTGCCACGCCCCTCCTATACTTCCGTAACATTAGCACATCTCACAGAAAAATACCCACAGCATCAGTTCTTTCTTGTATTGGGTGGTGACAGTTTTCAAAATATACAGAAATGGAAGAATTATGATTATATATTAAATAATTTTAAAATATTAATATATAACCGCCCAGGTTTTACAATAAATGCCGGTATTTCTGAAAATATAAAGATTGTTGATGCTCCATTGCTCCAACTCTCGGCCACCGCCATCCGCCAGCTGATCAAAGCAAGAAAATCCGTCCGGTACCTACTACCGGATACAGTAATGGAAGAAATTGAAAAATCCGGTTACTACCGGAAATAACCCAGCAGCAGGCAAAGTAACACCAGCACCGGTGCCGGAAGTTTGGTAAAGATCAGTACTACAGAAGTACCCGCCACCACAAGAAGATCTGTTATATCAATTCCCGAAGCCTTAAAGATCTCCAGGTCCTTCATAATATACACTGTAGAACCCATCATAATTCCCATCACGGCGGCATTAATCCCCTCAAGGGAACGATAGATCGCAGAATATTTTTTCAACATATTCCAAATCGGGAAGAAAAAAAGCACCAGCAAAGCGCTGGGTAAAAAAATACCAACCATCCCGATAACAGCTCCCAGCACCTGCATGCCCGCACCCATATCCTTTAATGCCAGTCCGCCGGTGTACGATGCGATTGAAAAAACGGGCCCCGGCATGGCACGCACCATTCCGATCCCTGTAAGCATCTCTCCTTTATCGATCCTTATTGCATTCGGGTTCTTTATCTTAACCTCATCCGGCCGAACACTATACTGCTCATACATAATCGGCATCAGTACATTTCCTCCCCCGAATACAAGACTCCCCATACGATAATTATTTTCAAACAGGTTCACCGGTTTCCTGTAGGTCCACTCATTCTTCCGGGCCATTTCACTAAAAATACCTGCAAGCACAAACAGGATAGCAAAAAGCCAGATGTTCCACCACTGGATCTTACCGGGCTTCACCGCAACCTGGGGAATTCTTTTCTTACTCAGATTGGTAATGATCCCACCCACCACAATCAGCACAGGAACAATAAATGGTCTTCCAAAAAACAAAAATGTAACAAAACCCGCAATCAGGGCTATCGCCAGCGTAATGGTATTATTTACAGAGTAAGGAAAAGCAGCGACACAGGCATAGATCAAAAATCCCGCGGCCATTGGCACAATAAAACGAAAAATATTCAGACTATCTGCCGTATTCAGATAATTTACCAGAAAAGAAAGTCCCCCCATAATCGTACAAGCCGGAAGAATCCATACCAGCAACGTTAATACAGCAAGTGGAATACCTCCCCTCTTAAACCCAATCAGCGTCAGTGTTTGCGTGGAAGAAGCGCCGGGAAGCAACTGGCAGAAAGCATTATACTCCATCAACTCCTTTTCGGTGATATAAGGTGTCTGCTTTACAAAAGTTTTCATCATCATCGCCAGATGCGCCTGAGGTCCGCCAAAAGCTGTTAAGCCATGCAGCAATACCAGTTTTAAAAAATGTAAATGCCTCAGCAACATTTTCTGTCAATTCAATGATTCAGTTCCTGTAAGTTCCCTGATAAAAATATACAAAAACGACCAACGATAAAACTTTCCGTAAAAGTTACTACTTTTAAACAACACAGAAACAAATAATCCGACAATGCTTCGCCTATCAGTGTTTTTTATTCTGTTGCTCCATATAGCAGTATCCCATGCACAATCCACCGATAAAAAATTAACCGGGCTTATCCGGAATACAATTCAGGGATTCCACGGTACCATCGGTATCTATGTAAAAAATCTGAAAACAGGAAAAACCGTTGAAATAAACGCAGACACGATCTTTCCCACTGCAAGCATTGTAAAAGTTCCGATCCTTATCGGCATTATGGATAAAATAACAACCGGGGCTTATACCTATGACTCCACCTTTACCTACAGCGATTCTCTTTATTATGCAGGTGAAGACATTCTAGGTGAATTTAAAAATGGCGGCAGGATCCGTTTACAGAAACTGATGATGCTCATGCTTACCACCAGTGATAACACAGCGAGCCTCTGGCTGCAACAACTTGCGGGCACGGGAACAAGAATCAACACCCTGCTGGACAGCCTGGGCTACGCAGCCACAAGAGTAAACTCCAGAACGCCCGGCAGGCGGGCTTTTCAGATCGAGAACGGCTGGGGCCAAACCACTCCCAGGGACATCGCCAATATCCTGGAAGCCATCTATAAAAATAAAATTTATACAGCTGCTGCCTGTGAGCGCATGCAGCGTTGTCTGGGTCGCAATCTTTGGGACACGGATGAAGCCCTGTCGCAGGTACCGCCTTATATTGAAGTATTCAGTAAAAACGGCTGCGTAGATGGCAGCCGCAACGAGATCCTCCTGGTAAACGCACCAAACCAGCCGTATATCTTCAGCATCTTTACAAAAAATAACAAGGATACCAGCTGGCTTCATGAAAATGAAGCATGGATACTTACCAGAAACTTATCCGCGCTTTTATGGCACTATTTTGAACCGAAAGATAAATGGGTAAAACCCGCTTATGCCGGGTTTTAAATATTGAGCCCGCCGCAAACACTGATCGTTTGCCCGGTAATATACGATCCCATATCAGAAGCAAGAAACAAAGCTGCATTAGCAATATCTTCTGTCTTTGCAAATTTCCCCAATGGGATATCTGTCAGGTATTTGGCTGCACTGTCTCCCTCATGTAAATAACTCGTCATATCAGTTTCTACAAAACCCGGTGCAATTGCGTTACACCGGATGTTACGGCTTCCCAGTTCTTTCGCCATACTTTTTGTAAACCCAATAATACCCGCCTTACTGGCTGCATAACTTGCCTGGCCGGCATTTCCCATTACTCCAATAACCGAACTCATATTGATGATGCTACCGGACCTGGCTTTCATCATAGGTTTTATAATCTGTTTGGTCATATAAAAAACACTGTTCAGATTTACCTGAAGCACAGATTCCCATTGCTCCGGTGTCATACGTAATAACAGATTATCTTTAGAGATCCCCGCATTATTCACACAGATGTCAACCGTTCCGAATTCTTTCAACACTTCTGCAACAAAGGTTTCACAGGCAGCAAGTTCTCCTGCATTACTTTTCCAGGCCTTGATGCGTATACCTTTGCTGGTCCATTTATTTACCAGTGCATTTGCTTTATCCGTACTGCTGTCGCTTACATAAGAAAAAGCGACAGCAGCGCCCTGCTCTGCAAATTTTTCAACAATCGCTTCTCCAATTCCGCGCGCCGCACCGGTTACTATGGCAACTTTATTCTCCAGTAATTTCATAAAACAAATGGTTTAACAGCTGCAAATAAAGTTAATTATTTTGTTACAATAAAGTTTAATAAAGAATTGCCAGCAGTTCAACGTTTCTCCAGAAAATAAATCACTCCGTTTTTATCATCGCTAATAAAAAAGGACTTTCTGTTCCACTGCAAAATGTCACAGGGTCTTCCATAGCGCTTATTCTCTGTTGTACCCTGCAGGAAACCGGAAACCAGTTCCCTGTAAGCTCCCCCCGGAAGCAATTGCACAATCGCGTTGCCCCGTTGCCTCCATACACTGGTGCTCCCATGCAGCGCTACCAGAAAAGAATTATTTAAAAGCGGATCATCAAAGCCAGTAACGTATTCAAACCCCAATGGTGCTGAATGGGCCTTAAATCCATAAGGCGCTACCGGTGGCTTACGTGCAAAATCAGGTCGCCTGACTTTTATAAATTGCGTGTCGGCAATAATTGTTTTCCGGTATTGATAATAATACGGCCAACCGTAAAACCCGTTTTCCACAACCGTATGAAATAATTCCTCTGGTTTATCCGGCCCCCTGTTATCCCTGCCCATATGCGTTACCCATAAATTGTCATTCACCCATTTAATACCGACTGCATTGCGGATCCCCCTGGCGAAAATTCTTTTATTACTTCCGTCCGGATCCATTTCCAATATAACAGCCCGGACATCTTCCTTCTCCACACATGCATCACAACTGCTGCCAACACTTACATAAATCTTGTCATTTTTAAATACAATACTTCTTGTAAGGTGCCAGCCACCATACTTATAACTCAAACCATAATCCGGGAATGTAGCAATTACTACAGGTTCTCCCACAGCCACTGAATCACCCGCATTGTATTTATAATAACTCAGCTTACCGGTCTCGGCCACATATATATAAGTTTGTCCATTCTTTGTATAAAAGGCAACCTGGTTGGGATTGTGTAAATCCTTTAAAAAAGTAGTGCGCTTTGCAAATGTTTTTGTATCCGCATTCCACTTATCCAAAACCACTACCCTTCCCTTTTTATTGTCGCTGCGATTGTGCATATCTGTAACAAACAACCTGCCATCCGGGCTCTTTGCAAAAAAGCGCGGCCGCTCCAATCCTTCTGCTGCTATGCTTATCTGATAGCCTGCCGGTATTCTAAGCGGAAAAGTAAGTCCTTTTGTCAGCGAAATTTTCTGGCTGGTCCATTCCACCTTTTTTTGTGAAACAGCGGCTAACGGCAGCAATATCCACAAACCTGCAATAGCAATAAAGGAAGAAAGTTTTTTCATTTAAAGGTATAAAAGGCTACAATCCAGCAGCAGCGCTTATTTCAAGCATCCGGTCAATGGGTTTCTTTGCTGCGAGCCTTAATGACTCATCCATAATAATATCCGGCAT includes:
- a CDS encoding DUF2490 domain-containing protein — encoded protein: MLVRTVAFLTVILLGCAGNSIAQNQNSEHLSGFFTATGTYKFSPKWMAYLELQARSIEKFRTIDYYEIKGGTGYNFNETNQAFVGLGRYTTYKEKGLNQEEFRLWLQYTFSHYISKLDLDHRVRAEQRFFHFPKTDENTTDQRYRYRLSATLPLNKKKVTAQTVFLNAFNEIFLGPKANAFKRNRVYAGAGYQFNQNVGITTGYLWQRELSPEGNRSLHFIHMSVNVVIDRWADKDKRIFIPVAD
- the mnmG gene encoding tRNA uridine-5-carboxymethylaminomethyl(34) synthesis enzyme MnmG, translating into MFPEYDVIVVGAGHAGCEAAAAAANMGSKTLLVTMNMQTIAQMSCNPAMGGIAKGQIVREIDALGGYSGIVTDLSMIQFRMLNRSKGPAMWSPRAQSDRMLFAAKWRELLEQTPNLDFYQDMVKGLLVKDGRAAGVITGLGHEIKAKAVVLTNGTFLNGIIHIGEKQFGGGRVAEKAASGITEQLVSLGFESDRLKTGTPPRVDGRSLDYSKMEVQDGDDAIVGFSFTDTPKIDPEKQRCCWITYTDQKVHDMLKTGFDRSPMYAGRIDGVGPRYCPSIEDKINRFADKERHQLFVEPEGWNTVEIYVNGFSTSLPEDVQYAALRMVPGFENVRFFRPGYAIEYDYFPPTQLKNTLETKIISNLYFAGQINGTTGYEEAACQGIMAGINAHLGTKEADPFTLKRSDAYIGVLIDDLINKGTEEPYRMFTSRAEYRTLLRQDNADIRLTPISHQLGLASSERMDNVRQKMDNVANIRSFLKDIALRPEEINGYLTSLNSSPVTERQKAEKILLRPDVELEHLIDAIPFLKEQVKNYTKEELEQASILTKYETYIEKEKELVNRMSEMEHLSIPPGFDYSRLNSLGNEAKEKLNRIRPQTLGQASRISGIKPSDIQILMVYMGR
- the ybeY gene encoding rRNA maturation RNase YbeY — encoded protein: MKQISQVTFSFQKAATLKERKRLKQFISLIFKENKQELDMLQYIFCGDDEILRVNRQYLEHDYYTDIITFDLREKLAEPMMADIFISVDTVRSNARLLNEPFFRELHRVIFHGALHLCGFNDKTAEEQQVMRRKEDEYLIRYGF
- a CDS encoding FeoA family protein; translated protein: MEQEKELLLSDLKPGQRARIQKFTTEEIFLKLMEMGCLPGEEIEIIKVAPLNDPISISVAGYTLSLRLDEARFIVVHDVN
- the nadD gene encoding nicotinate (nicotinamide) nucleotide adenylyltransferase, whose amino-acid sequence is MNIGLFFGSFNPIHHAHLIIANHLLNEELVEKIWFIVSPHNPLKETASLLNEKQRLHLTRLAVDQDTRMYVSDIEFTLPRPSYTSVTLAHLTEKYPQHQFFLVLGGDSFQNIQKWKNYDYILNNFKILIYNRPGFTINAGISENIKIVDAPLLQLSATAIRQLIKARKSVRYLLPDTVMEEIEKSGYYRK
- a CDS encoding chromate transporter; this translates as MLLRHLHFLKLVLLHGLTAFGGPQAHLAMMMKTFVKQTPYITEKELMEYNAFCQLLPGASSTQTLTLIGFKRGGIPLAVLTLLVWILPACTIMGGLSFLVNYLNTADSLNIFRFIVPMAAGFLIYACVAAFPYSVNNTITLAIALIAGFVTFLFFGRPFIVPVLIVVGGIITNLSKKRIPQVAVKPGKIQWWNIWLFAILFVLAGIFSEMARKNEWTYRKPVNLFENNYRMGSLVFGGGNVLMPIMYEQYSVRPDEVKIKNPNAIRIDKGEMLTGIGMVRAMPGPVFSIASYTGGLALKDMGAGMQVLGAVIGMVGIFLPSALLVLFFFPIWNMLKKYSAIYRSLEGINAAVMGIMMGSTVYIMKDLEIFKASGIDITDLLVVAGTSVVLIFTKLPAPVLVLLCLLLGYFR
- a CDS encoding serine hydrolase encodes the protein MLRLSVFFILLLHIAVSHAQSTDKKLTGLIRNTIQGFHGTIGIYVKNLKTGKTVEINADTIFPTASIVKVPILIGIMDKITTGAYTYDSTFTYSDSLYYAGEDILGEFKNGGRIRLQKLMMLMLTTSDNTASLWLQQLAGTGTRINTLLDSLGYAATRVNSRTPGRRAFQIENGWGQTTPRDIANILEAIYKNKIYTAAACERMQRCLGRNLWDTDEALSQVPPYIEVFSKNGCVDGSRNEILLVNAPNQPYIFSIFTKNNKDTSWLHENEAWILTRNLSALLWHYFEPKDKWVKPAYAGF
- the fabG gene encoding 3-oxoacyl-[acyl-carrier-protein] reductase translates to MKLLENKVAIVTGAARGIGEAIVEKFAEQGAAVAFSYVSDSSTDKANALVNKWTSKGIRIKAWKSNAGELAACETFVAEVLKEFGTVDICVNNAGISKDNLLLRMTPEQWESVLQVNLNSVFYMTKQIIKPMMKARSGSIINMSSVIGVMGNAGQASYAASKAGIIGFTKSMAKELGSRNIRCNAIAPGFVETDMTSYLHEGDSAAKYLTDIPLGKFAKTEDIANAALFLASDMGSYITGQTISVCGGLNI
- a CDS encoding PQQ-dependent sugar dehydrogenase, with the translated sequence MKKLSSFIAIAGLWILLPLAAVSQKKVEWTSQKISLTKGLTFPLRIPAGYQISIAAEGLERPRFFAKSPDGRLFVTDMHNRSDNKKGRVVVLDKWNADTKTFAKRTTFLKDLHNPNQVAFYTKNGQTYIYVAETGKLSYYKYNAGDSVAVGEPVVIATFPDYGLSYKYGGWHLTRSIVFKNDKIYVSVGSSCDACVEKEDVRAVILEMDPDGSNKRIFARGIRNAVGIKWVNDNLWVTHMGRDNRGPDKPEELFHTVVENGFYGWPYYYQYRKTIIADTQFIKVRRPDFARKPPVAPYGFKAHSAPLGFEYVTGFDDPLLNNSFLVALHGSTSVWRQRGNAIVQLLPGGAYRELVSGFLQGTTENKRYGRPCDILQWNRKSFFISDDKNGVIYFLEKR